The Candidatus Methylomirabilota bacterium genome segment CAGAATGAAGCGGACCACCATGTCCTCGGGAGCGTCTTTCTGGTACTGCGGGTTCGCTTGCGCCCACGCGACGAACATCTGAATGGCCTCGTTGCGCGATGGCGGATTCTCCGGGAGGCACACTACCGGATCTAGTTTGGTAAAATCGACCAACATCCGGTATGTCCCCACCGCAAAGCCGAGACAGAAGTTGATCGCGGCTTGTTGTAAGGGGTCCTCATTGTCCGCCGTGCACAGCACGAGCAGATCCTTTCCGGTCCGAGCGTGAAAGTGCTCCTGCGTGGCGGCCCCAGACAACAGGAAACCCGCTAGCAGGAGCACACAGGTGCCCACCAGTCTCCGGCTCATCACCGCCCTCCTTCTAAGTCCGAGTCCTCGGCTACACCTCGTCAATTGGGCTTGTACTGGCAATCCTTTCCAACCCCCTTCGGAGTACTGACAAGCAAAGACTGCTTTTCGTTACCGCAAAAGGCCCCCTAAACCTACCCCGGGGTAGCCCTCCCTGTCAATCGGTACGCCCCCCCTTTTTTATCAGGGAAATGCCCATGGTTTGCACCGGGGAATCCCCTATGCCATGACGGGAGACCGAGAGGATCGAAACGGCACACAGGCTGGCGGGAGCACAACTACAGGACAGATTATTGCGAATCCGGTTTTCCCTTGACACGAAGTGCCTGTTTCCGTACCCTTTCGTCACCCAAAGGGGAGTCCTTATCACCTGATCTGGGGAGAT includes the following:
- a CDS encoding Rap1a/Tai family immunity protein, producing MSRRLVGTCVLLLAGFLLSGAATQEHFHARTGKDLLVLCTADNEDPLQQAAINFCLGFAVGTYRMLVDFTKLDPVVCLPENPPSRNEAIQMFVAWAQANPQYQKDAPEDMVVRFILQQWPCPK